One genomic region from Leptospira tipperaryensis encodes:
- the rsmA gene encoding 16S rRNA (adenine(1518)-N(6)/adenine(1519)-N(6))-dimethyltransferase RsmA: MSSREYPFRKVSEIRKFLESKSSAPLKRWGQNFLIDPNAIQIILSGLSSDLLPSIDRILEIGPGLGAISHGLLDFHKPVTLFEIDPVYATWLREYLPEFELREGDALGFLSEYENQKVYLFGNLPYYISSELTLSAVKNLKGLVGATFLVQKEFAKRISKEASSIQFYLSAYGNWKLKKNIKAGAFYPRPNVDSSILEYRAKPAFDDEFGFIALECLCRMAFWGKRKKLTSSFRDAPITSLPLEVHTSKNFLEESFRAECFKALENAKIDADKRPEELKPKDFHEAAKSLSKFVKVILEKNS, translated from the coding sequence ATGAGCTCCAGAGAATACCCCTTTCGAAAAGTTTCTGAGATTCGGAAATTTCTGGAATCCAAGTCTTCGGCTCCTCTCAAAAGATGGGGACAAAATTTCCTCATCGATCCGAATGCGATTCAAATCATCCTTTCCGGTTTGAGTTCCGATCTTCTTCCTTCCATCGATCGAATCTTGGAGATCGGCCCCGGACTCGGCGCGATCTCTCACGGGCTTTTGGATTTTCACAAGCCGGTAACTCTCTTTGAAATCGATCCGGTTTATGCGACTTGGTTGCGGGAATACCTTCCCGAATTCGAACTCAGAGAAGGCGACGCTCTGGGCTTTCTTTCGGAATATGAAAATCAAAAGGTTTATCTTTTTGGAAATCTTCCCTATTACATTTCTTCCGAACTTACTTTGAGCGCCGTAAAAAATCTGAAGGGACTTGTGGGAGCAACCTTCTTGGTTCAGAAAGAATTTGCAAAAAGAATCTCAAAGGAAGCCTCTTCGATTCAATTCTATTTATCCGCTTACGGAAACTGGAAACTCAAAAAAAATATCAAGGCCGGCGCCTTTTATCCAAGACCCAATGTGGATTCTTCCATCTTAGAATATAGAGCCAAACCCGCGTTTGACGATGAGTTCGGTTTTATCGCTCTGGAATGTCTTTGTAGAATGGCGTTCTGGGGAAAACGTAAAAAGTTGACTTCTTCGTTTCGGGACGCGCCGATTACTTCCCTTCCTCTCGAAGTGCATACATCTAAGAATTTTTTGGAAGAATCGTTTCGCGCCGAATGTTTCAAGGCTTTAGAAAACGCAAAGATCGACGCGGATAAAAGACCGGAAGAATTAAAACCGAAGGACTTTCACGAAGCGGCAAAATCACTTTCAAAATTTGTAAAAGTGATTCTGGAAAAGAATTCTTAA